From the Lathyrus oleraceus cultivar Zhongwan6 chromosome 4, CAAS_Psat_ZW6_1.0, whole genome shotgun sequence genome, one window contains:
- the LOC127135632 gene encoding uncharacterized protein LOC127135632, whose amino-acid sequence MEGKQQACKLEITIISGQNISVDGNSKTESEELFVVVRAESLNSCTTKMVKENEGLLSWNEKFMLDIPLPANSVTFEVQCLKYKGIRPIGVARVALSDLLDDNVLLRSCDQTLSYGLRDWDGRKNGVINFSVRRVTQEDNLCLEKEQGKDMRMVSSSRFEDVGFKVQIRKIQAMLSLRFQFLVSCFS is encoded by the coding sequence ATGGAAGGAAAACAACAAGCATGCAAATTAGAAATCACCATTATTTCTGGACAAAACATAAGTGTGGATGGAAATTCTAAGACTGAGAGTGAAGAACTATTTGTTGTCGTTCGTGCCGAGTCTCTCAACTCTTGCACGACGAAAATGGTGAAGGAAAATGAAGGTTTACTTTCATGGAATGAAAAATTCATGTTAGATATTCCCCTACCAGCGAATTCAGTGACATTTGAAGTACAATGTTTGAAGTACAAAGGGATTCGTCCCATTGGAGTGGCTAGGGTAGCTCTTTCTGATCTTCTTGATGACAATGTTTTGTTACGAAGTTGTGATCAAACTTTGAGTTATGGGTTGAGAGATTGGGATGGTAGAAAAAATGGTGTTATTAATTTTTCTGTAAGGAGGGTGACACAAGAGGATAATTTGTGTTTGGAAAAAGAACAAGGTAAGGACATGAGAATGGTGAGTTCAAGTAGATTTGAGGATGTGGGGTTTAAGGTGCAGATAAGAAAAATTCAAGCCATGTTGTCATTGAGATTTCAatttttggtgtcttgtttctCTTAG